One Candidatus Margulisiibacteriota bacterium genomic window carries:
- a CDS encoding serine hydroxymethyltransferase, translating into MHFNIDNIRKNDPEVASALDKEFDRQQTKLEMIASENFTSRAVMEACGSVMTNKYAEGYPGKRYYGGCQFVDQTETLAINRAKELFGAEHANVQPHSGSQANFAAYFALIKPGDTVMGLDLSHGGHLTHGSPVNVSGMYFHFVSYGVRKDNETIDFDALRAAAKEHKPKLIVTGATAYPRIIDFIKFREICDETGALLMVDIAHIAGLVAAGLHPSPVPMSEVVTSTTHKTLRGPRAGLILCKEGYAKAIDKAVFPGIQGGPLEHVIAGKAVCFKEALTPAFKTYQAQIVKNAKALADGLTKGGLRLVSGGTDNHLVLVDLRPFKVTGKVAELALDEVGITVNKNTIPFDPEKPFVTSGIRIGTPALTTRGMKEPEMALIADLICRTLKNPGDQKVKTEIENKVAELSKQFPLYN; encoded by the coding sequence ATGCATTTTAATATCGACAACATCAGGAAAAACGACCCGGAAGTCGCTTCTGCTCTCGACAAGGAATTTGATCGCCAGCAGACCAAGCTTGAGATGATCGCCTCCGAAAACTTTACCTCCCGCGCTGTCATGGAAGCGTGCGGTTCGGTCATGACCAACAAATACGCCGAAGGCTACCCGGGAAAACGCTATTACGGCGGCTGTCAGTTTGTCGACCAGACCGAAACCCTGGCGATCAACCGGGCCAAGGAGCTTTTTGGCGCCGAGCATGCCAACGTTCAACCGCATTCCGGTTCCCAGGCCAATTTTGCCGCTTATTTCGCCCTGATAAAACCAGGTGATACCGTCATGGGGCTCGACCTCTCTCACGGTGGCCATTTAACTCACGGCTCGCCGGTCAATGTTTCCGGGATGTACTTCCATTTTGTTTCTTACGGTGTCCGCAAAGATAACGAAACGATCGACTTTGACGCCCTGCGAGCCGCAGCCAAAGAACACAAACCAAAACTGATCGTCACAGGCGCTACCGCTTATCCCAGGATCATTGATTTTATAAAATTCCGCGAGATTTGCGACGAGACCGGAGCCCTCCTGATGGTCGACATCGCCCATATCGCCGGGCTGGTCGCCGCCGGACTCCATCCATCGCCGGTCCCAATGTCTGAAGTGGTCACTTCCACAACCCATAAAACCCTGCGAGGGCCGCGCGCCGGGCTCATCCTTTGTAAAGAAGGTTATGCCAAAGCGATCGATAAAGCTGTTTTTCCCGGTATCCAGGGTGGGCCGCTGGAACATGTTATCGCCGGAAAAGCGGTATGTTTCAAAGAAGCGCTCACCCCGGCTTTCAAAACTTACCAGGCGCAGATCGTAAAAAACGCCAAAGCGCTGGCTGACGGATTGACCAAAGGAGGGCTCCGCCTAGTCTCCGGCGGGACCGACAATCACCTGGTACTGGTCGATCTGCGCCCGTTCAAAGTAACCGGTAAAGTAGCCGAGCTGGCGCTTGACGAAGTCGGGATCACCGTCAACAAGAATACCATTCCTTTTGATCCGGAAAAACCGTTCGTCACTTCCGGCATCAGGATCGGCACCCCCGCGCTGACCACCCGCGGGATGAAAGAACCGGAAATGGCCTTGATCGCCGATCTGATCTGCCGGACATTAAAAAATCCAGGTGACCAAAAAGTCAAAACCGAGATCGAGAATAAAGTCGCGGAATTAAGCAAGCAATTCCCGCTTTATAATTAA
- the ftsE gene encoding cell division ATP-binding protein FtsE yields MIELINVTKSFANGIHALNGINLHIGKEEFVFLVGSSGAGKTTLMKMLYRDEIPTSGKVIVDRINVTELDASQIPYLRRNIGIVFQDFKLLPKRTVYENVAFALRVTGALRSTIRRKTMQALELVGLLRRVNSFPDELSGGEKQRSCIARAIVNNPPILLADEPTGNLDPATSWDILQLLDKINKRNTTVVVSTHNKNIVDEMKKRVIELEGGRLVRDQQLGTYHVK; encoded by the coding sequence ATGATTGAATTGATAAACGTAACCAAGAGCTTCGCGAATGGGATCCATGCCCTTAACGGGATTAATCTGCATATCGGCAAAGAAGAGTTTGTTTTTCTGGTCGGCTCGTCCGGGGCGGGAAAGACCACTTTAATGAAAATGCTTTACCGCGACGAGATCCCCACGTCAGGTAAAGTGATCGTCGACCGGATCAACGTTACCGAGCTTGATGCCAGCCAGATCCCTTATCTGCGCCGTAATATTGGAATTGTTTTCCAGGATTTCAAACTTTTACCTAAAAGGACCGTATACGAGAATGTTGCCTTTGCCCTTAGGGTTACCGGAGCCCTTCGCTCGACCATCCGACGCAAAACCATGCAGGCCCTGGAGCTTGTTGGACTGCTTCGACGGGTCAACTCTTTTCCCGACGAGCTCTCCGGCGGGGAAAAACAGCGGTCGTGCATAGCCAGGGCGATCGTCAATAATCCGCCGATCCTTTTGGCTGACGAACCAACCGGCAACCTTGACCCGGCTACCTCATGGGACATTCTTCAACTTCTCGATAAGATCAACAAACGGAATACCACCGTGGTCGTTTCGACCCACAACAAGAACATTGTCGATGAAATGAAGAAGCGGGTCATTGAACTTGAGGGGGGGAGGCTGGTCCGCGACCAGCAATTAGGGACTTATCATGTTAAGTAG
- the ftsX gene encoding permease-like cell division protein FtsX translates to MLSSLEFFIVEAFRSIRRSALMSFVAIATIIVSLTIFGLFLLLIMNLGNIVGGISSRMDLVAYIYKDLSLDDAGMIQIKISNIPGVEKVEFTSKTEAWNNFKDEFNSKLNLNDVVYDNPLPHTYMVRVRNADMLPQVAKEISSIDVVDEVRYNGKLIQQIKSLISAVRVGGTALVVMLSLATLLIVVNTIRLTVIARETDIYIMKLVGATDNFVKWPFIIEGIIIGVIGGLTSLLILKLSYEAVVSRILQALPFLPLITDYGLLLAIYTTMFFGGTALGMIGGYISVSRVLKDEMQ, encoded by the coding sequence ATGTTAAGTAGCCTTGAGTTTTTTATTGTTGAAGCGTTTCGCTCGATCCGCCGATCGGCACTAATGAGCTTTGTCGCCATTGCTACCATTATTGTTTCACTGACCATTTTCGGGCTATTTCTCCTGTTGATCATGAACCTGGGAAATATAGTCGGGGGGATATCTTCGCGAATGGACCTTGTCGCCTATATTTACAAAGACCTTTCTCTTGATGACGCCGGAATGATCCAGATAAAGATATCTAATATTCCAGGTGTTGAAAAGGTCGAATTTACTTCAAAAACTGAAGCATGGAATAACTTTAAAGATGAATTTAACAGCAAACTGAACTTGAATGATGTTGTTTATGACAATCCTCTGCCGCACACGTATATGGTGAGGGTCAGGAACGCCGACATGCTCCCCCAGGTTGCCAAAGAGATCTCTTCGATCGATGTTGTTGATGAAGTTAGGTATAATGGGAAGTTGATCCAGCAGATAAAATCTTTGATCAGTGCGGTTCGGGTTGGAGGGACCGCGCTAGTGGTCATGCTGTCCCTGGCCACACTACTTATAGTGGTTAATACGATCAGGTTAACGGTTATTGCCAGAGAAACCGATATTTATATAATGAAACTGGTTGGCGCGACCGATAATTTTGTTAAATGGCCGTTCATTATTGAAGGGATCATTATTGGGGTGATCGGAGGGCTAACCTCTCTACTTATTCTAAAGCTTTCATATGAAGCGGTTGTCTCCCGTATTCTGCAAGCCCTGCCGTTTTTACCGCTAATAACAGATTACGGCTTGCTGCTGGCCATTTACACCACTATGTTTTTCGGCGGAACTGCCCTGGGAATGATCGGTGGCTACATTTCCGTGTCGCGCGTCCTGAAAGACGAAATGCAATAA
- a CDS encoding peptidylprolyl isomerase, translating into MLTWFRKNTKGIMITVAVVFIGSMFYGLGYSRFSEQGSDQPKKPSGLAKVNGEEISVQRYRELINRIAQNSGRQVSARDLPYIESMALGQTIDFTIILQDARKKERVNGSEIDSVLDNIQTQNKLANRGDLEKALKSSGFTLGSFRDFIRDDILVQKRQMKLREGVSVTPDDLREIRASHILVKEEPNAKLILEKVKKGEDFAKLAKQYSTDSGSAVKGGDLGYFSTGMMVKPFEEAAFSLKNGEVSGIVKTQFGYHIIKVVDSRLRKIDSAKGNIDEVLLKQKQQAVFNQWHSELQSKAKVEIEEPTLLAHSYRSQGKNAEAAAEYKKAITFNPANAYLYVFLGDTYMTMGQKDLALAAYVDAVKTEGGNPDLYLILGTTYNKLGKKAEAAEQFNKASLIAGDDKGLHENLLKVFKELKLPANIARENAELARIAKKEQFEKSLTTGK; encoded by the coding sequence ATGTTAACATGGTTCAGAAAAAATACAAAAGGGATTATGATCACGGTCGCGGTTGTTTTTATCGGGTCGATGTTTTATGGTTTGGGTTATTCCCGTTTCAGCGAACAAGGATCTGATCAGCCCAAGAAACCATCAGGATTAGCCAAGGTCAATGGGGAAGAGATCAGCGTCCAGCGTTATCGGGAATTAATAAACCGGATCGCGCAAAACAGCGGCCGCCAGGTCAGTGCCAGGGATCTGCCTTATATTGAATCCATGGCTTTGGGACAAACCATTGATTTTACCATTATACTTCAGGATGCCAGGAAAAAAGAGCGGGTAAACGGCAGCGAGATCGATTCCGTCCTTGATAATATCCAGACCCAAAACAAGCTGGCTAACAGAGGAGACCTGGAAAAAGCGCTCAAGAGCTCCGGTTTTACTCTGGGAAGTTTCCGTGATTTTATTCGCGACGATATTCTGGTCCAAAAGAGGCAAATGAAGCTTCGGGAAGGGGTCTCGGTAACTCCTGACGACCTCCGCGAGATCCGCGCCTCACACATCCTGGTCAAGGAAGAGCCTAACGCCAAACTGATCCTGGAAAAAGTCAAAAAGGGCGAGGACTTTGCCAAGCTGGCCAAGCAATATTCGACCGATTCGGGCAGCGCGGTCAAAGGGGGAGATCTTGGTTATTTCTCCACCGGGATGATGGTCAAACCCTTTGAAGAAGCGGCGTTCTCACTGAAAAACGGTGAGGTTAGCGGCATTGTCAAAACCCAGTTCGGTTATCACATAATTAAAGTGGTCGATTCAAGACTTCGCAAGATCGACTCGGCCAAAGGGAATATTGATGAAGTATTGCTGAAGCAGAAACAGCAAGCGGTTTTCAACCAATGGCATAGCGAACTCCAGTCCAAGGCCAAAGTCGAGATCGAGGAGCCGACCCTATTGGCCCATTCATACCGGAGCCAGGGAAAAAATGCTGAAGCGGCCGCTGAATATAAAAAAGCGATCACCTTCAATCCGGCCAACGCGTACCTTTATGTCTTCCTGGGCGACACCTACATGACCATGGGACAGAAGGATCTGGCCCTCGCCGCTTACGTCGATGCGGTCAAAACCGAGGGAGGCAATCCGGATCTTTACCTGATCCTGGGAACAACCTACAACAAGCTGGGTAAAAAGGCGGAAGCGGCCGAACAGTTCAATAAAGCCTCACTTATTGCCGGGGACGACAAGGGATTGCACGAAAACCTGCTTAAGGTCTTTAAGGAATTAAAGCTGCCGGCTAATATCGCCAGAGAGAATGCGGAGCTTGCCCGAATCGCTAAAAAAGAACAGTTTGAAAAATCACTGACTACCGGGAAATAA
- a CDS encoding phosphoglucomutase/phosphomannomutase family protein — MFNHFLLPGNYLMATLPRKRSMVTIKFGTDGWRAKMSEDFTKANVELVTQALVRYLQKKGELSGIAIGYDNRANSEVFARVAAEVVSGAGIKAYLTKHSVPSPVVSYAVKNRGLAAGIMITASHNPPDYNGFKIKEAFGGSAFPETTRGVEAHLTDLLEITPSSANLVEFNPDPEYLAKLSELADIKTINRAGLEIVIDPMHGSGAGYFAKLGIKATEIRGKRDTTFGGINPEPLAVNLQSSINFMKTFGARLTSPAVCIVLDGDADRIAGIDQTGEYINTHKIFSLLLKHLHENRKLTGTVVKTFNISNLVDSMCADYKVPLEVKPIGFKYIAKEMLEKKVVLGGEESGGMGIYGFIPERDGILAGLMLLELMAKEQKTLAKIADELMVKYGYYYYNRNDIRTTKGPEKVEELKQSPPAVFAGKKIAKTETLDGLKFTFEDNAWILFRASGTEPLLRIYAEGRTQAEVDFFLQEAAALI; from the coding sequence ATGTTCAATCACTTTCTGCTCCCCGGAAATTACCTGATGGCGACCCTGCCCCGGAAGAGGTCAATGGTGACAATTAAATTTGGGACCGATGGCTGGCGGGCAAAGATGTCTGAAGATTTTACCAAAGCCAATGTTGAGCTGGTGACCCAGGCCCTGGTCAGGTATTTGCAAAAAAAAGGTGAACTTTCCGGTATCGCGATCGGTTACGACAATCGAGCCAACTCCGAGGTCTTTGCCCGGGTAGCGGCCGAGGTTGTTTCCGGCGCCGGGATCAAGGCTTATCTGACCAAACATTCTGTCCCCTCCCCGGTCGTATCTTACGCGGTTAAAAACCGCGGCTTAGCTGCCGGGATCATGATAACCGCATCGCATAATCCTCCGGATTACAATGGATTTAAGATCAAAGAGGCTTTTGGCGGTTCTGCCTTCCCGGAAACGACCCGGGGCGTTGAAGCTCATTTGACCGATCTGTTGGAAATTACCCCGTCTTCGGCGAATTTGGTTGAATTTAACCCTGACCCGGAATATTTGGCCAAGCTGTCGGAACTGGCTGATATTAAAACGATCAACAGAGCGGGCCTCGAAATAGTTATTGATCCGATGCACGGGAGCGGCGCAGGTTATTTCGCGAAGCTGGGGATAAAAGCTACCGAGATCCGCGGGAAGCGGGACACAACTTTTGGCGGGATCAATCCGGAGCCGCTGGCCGTTAATTTGCAAAGTTCCATCAATTTTATGAAGACTTTTGGCGCCAGGCTGACCAGCCCGGCGGTTTGCATTGTTCTCGACGGCGACGCTGACCGGATTGCCGGCATTGACCAGACCGGCGAATATATTAACACTCATAAGATATTTTCCCTTCTGCTCAAGCATTTGCACGAGAACCGGAAGCTGACCGGTACAGTGGTCAAGACATTTAATATCAGCAACCTGGTCGACTCAATGTGCGCCGACTATAAAGTACCGCTTGAGGTGAAGCCGATCGGCTTCAAATATATTGCTAAAGAAATGCTGGAAAAAAAGGTTGTCCTGGGTGGAGAGGAAAGCGGCGGGATGGGAATTTATGGTTTTATTCCGGAGCGGGACGGGATATTGGCAGGCCTGATGCTCCTGGAGTTAATGGCCAAAGAACAAAAAACTCTCGCGAAGATCGCGGATGAATTAATGGTTAAATATGGATATTACTATTATAACCGGAACGACATCCGCACGACTAAAGGACCCGAGAAGGTTGAAGAACTAAAACAGTCCCCTCCGGCCGTTTTTGCCGGTAAGAAGATCGCCAAAACCGAAACGCTGGACGGCTTGAAATTCACCTTTGAAGACAATGCCTGGATACTTTTTCGCGCTTCTGGGACTGAACCGCTTCTGCGGATTTACGCAGAAGGACGCACCCAGGCAGAAGTTGACTTTTTCCTGCAGGAAGCAGCGGCCTTGATCTAG
- a CDS encoding penicillin-binding protein 1A, translated as MKIRPGRIVLIMFLIIIASVSGASLQIVQQLPDVGMINSYVPSESTILYAADGKILARFHQEENRQVVPLSKINPYFIKAVIATEDPNFYHHRGLDFLGITRAAVKNFAYGRVVEGGSTLTQQLAKNLFLTKKKALTRKLAEAVLAVQMERRYTKEEILEMYLNQVYLGHNTYGIESAANLYFNKHASELTLAESAMIAGIIRGPELYSPYRNLKGAKLRQIDILNRMIEHHLADEKEAKAAAAGTLSFFPQNLKMRGEIAPYFISHVLQEITDLYGQDMIYHGGLRVYTTLDTSMQFAAEKAVTEFIKNEGPKFKFTQGALMSIDPTTGYIKAMVGGADFLESKFNRATQAKRQPGSSFKPFVYTTAIEQGLMPYTLLQDTPTTFKVWVNKWNPDGTWTPQNFDSKFHGAVTMRTALEKSLNIPAIKLLEIVGIPNAINVAQKMGITSHLEPSLSLALGASEVTLLEMTSAYGVLANNGIRVEPASIVKIENRDGVVLYQNKIIERRVLDPNVSAIMVDMMRGVISRGTGYRANIGRPAAAKTGTSQEFKDAWFIGFVPQLVTGVWVGNDDNTPMKGVAEVGVCPRIWKAYNTVALAKMAPLDFPKPQIPEETVIQENKINAEGEEPPEGDPAPEDVQSLSAPRKLPDGDPAPEEVNGDN; from the coding sequence ATGAAAATTCGGCCCGGACGGATCGTTCTGATCATGTTTTTAATTATTATCGCGTCGGTTTCTGGCGCTTCCCTTCAAATAGTGCAGCAGCTTCCTGATGTGGGAATGATCAACTCGTATGTTCCAAGCGAAAGCACCATCCTCTACGCGGCCGACGGCAAGATCCTGGCCCGTTTTCACCAGGAAGAAAACCGCCAGGTGGTCCCGCTCTCAAAGATCAATCCGTACTTTATTAAAGCGGTGATCGCGACTGAAGATCCAAACTTTTATCATCATCGCGGCCTTGATTTTCTCGGGATCACCCGGGCGGCGGTCAAAAACTTTGCTTATGGCCGGGTGGTTGAGGGGGGGAGCACTTTAACCCAGCAGTTGGCCAAGAATCTTTTCCTGACCAAGAAAAAAGCGCTGACCCGCAAGCTGGCTGAAGCGGTTTTGGCGGTTCAGATGGAACGCCGCTACACTAAAGAAGAGATCCTGGAAATGTATCTTAATCAGGTCTACCTGGGCCATAACACATACGGGATAGAATCAGCCGCCAATCTTTATTTTAACAAACATGCGTCGGAATTGACCCTGGCGGAATCGGCCATGATCGCCGGAATTATTCGCGGGCCGGAGCTCTATTCTCCCTATCGCAACTTAAAAGGGGCCAAGCTTCGGCAGATCGATATCTTGAACAGGATGATCGAGCATCATCTGGCTGATGAAAAAGAAGCCAAAGCGGCGGCCGCGGGAACGCTAAGCTTTTTTCCGCAGAACCTGAAGATGCGGGGAGAGATCGCCCCCTACTTTATCAGCCATGTCCTGCAGGAGATTACCGACCTTTACGGTCAGGATATGATCTATCATGGCGGCCTCCGCGTTTACACAACCCTGGACACCTCAATGCAATTTGCCGCAGAAAAAGCGGTGACTGAGTTTATAAAGAACGAAGGGCCGAAGTTCAAATTTACCCAGGGAGCATTAATGTCTATCGATCCAACCACCGGTTACATCAAAGCGATGGTTGGGGGGGCCGATTTTCTGGAGAGCAAATTTAACCGGGCGACCCAGGCCAAACGCCAGCCAGGCTCTTCTTTTAAACCGTTCGTTTACACTACGGCGATCGAACAGGGATTGATGCCTTATACCCTCCTTCAGGATACGCCGACCACTTTCAAGGTCTGGGTCAACAAATGGAACCCGGACGGGACCTGGACACCGCAAAATTTTGACAGTAAGTTCCATGGGGCGGTGACCATGAGGACCGCCCTTGAAAAATCGCTCAATATCCCGGCAATCAAGCTTTTGGAGATCGTAGGGATCCCCAACGCGATCAACGTTGCTCAAAAAATGGGGATTACCAGCCATTTGGAGCCTTCCCTTTCCCTGGCGCTAGGCGCATCGGAAGTGACCCTTCTTGAGATGACCTCGGCTTACGGGGTCCTGGCCAATAATGGAATCAGGGTCGAACCGGCATCGATCGTGAAGATCGAAAACCGGGATGGAGTGGTCCTTTATCAAAACAAGATAATTGAGCGGCGAGTCCTTGACCCGAACGTCTCGGCGATCATGGTCGACATGATGCGCGGAGTGATCTCTCGCGGGACCGGTTATCGGGCAAACATCGGCAGGCCGGCCGCCGCCAAGACCGGGACATCGCAGGAATTCAAAGATGCCTGGTTTATTGGTTTTGTCCCACAGCTGGTGACCGGTGTTTGGGTTGGAAATGACGATAATACTCCGATGAAAGGGGTGGCGGAAGTCGGGGTTTGCCCGCGGATCTGGAAAGCTTATAATACTGTCGCCCTGGCAAAGATGGCTCCGCTTGATTTTCCCAAGCCGCAGATCCCCGAAGAGACCGTGATCCAGGAAAATAAGATCAATGCCGAAGGTGAAGAGCCCCCTGAAGGCGACCCTGCCCCGGAAGATGTTCAATCACTTTCTGCTCCCCGGAAATTACCTGATGGCGACCCTGCCCCGGAAGAGGTCAATGGTGACAATTAA
- the aroQ gene encoding type II 3-dehydroquinate dehydratase — MKILVIHGPNLSLLGERETDVYGRLTLEEINNSLLESAKKEGVELEIVQMDSEGEIVEKIGAARKQFQALLINPGAYTHYSIAIRDAVAGVKIPTVEVHLSNIYAREEFRQKSVIAPVAVGQVSGFGLNSYLLGLKAAIAIAK, encoded by the coding sequence ATGAAGATCCTGGTTATCCATGGGCCGAATTTATCTCTGCTGGGTGAGAGGGAAACCGATGTTTACGGCAGGCTGACCCTGGAAGAGATCAACAACTCCCTGCTGGAATCAGCCAAAAAAGAAGGAGTAGAGCTTGAGATAGTCCAAATGGACAGCGAAGGTGAGATCGTCGAAAAGATCGGCGCCGCGAGAAAACAGTTCCAGGCCCTGCTGATCAATCCGGGCGCTTACACACATTATAGTATCGCGATCCGCGATGCGGTCGCCGGAGTAAAGATCCCGACCGTTGAGGTCCATCTCTCCAATATCTACGCCCGCGAAGAATTCCGCCAGAAATCGGTCATTGCCCCGGTCGCGGTCGGCCAGGTTTCCGGCTTTGGCCTCAACAGCTATCTTCTTGGCCTCAAGGCGGCTATCGCCATCGCCAAATGA
- a CDS encoding M24 family metallopeptidase, producing MNPNQQRAVEIAREVMNSLRIKAGQSEKEISARIISEIKRRGAEPSFPVIVASGVRSIDPHAKPSKNKIKNGEQVMVDLGAKYKGYCSDITRMFFVGKPTKKYLHYYNIVKTAQKMAIAAVRDGAYCRDIDLTARTYIKRLCFKACHIKEKDCPGECFIHTTGHGVGKKIHQSPRISLKSRAKLKSGMVITVEPGIYIKGWGGIRIEDMVLVTNKGCQVLTNDH from the coding sequence ATGAACCCCAACCAACAGCGGGCGGTCGAGATCGCCCGCGAGGTGATGAATAGCCTCCGGATCAAAGCCGGTCAAAGCGAAAAAGAAATCTCCGCCCGGATAATAAGTGAAATTAAACGCCGTGGCGCTGAACCATCTTTCCCGGTGATTGTCGCTTCAGGGGTCCGCTCGATCGATCCTCACGCCAAACCATCTAAAAATAAGATCAAAAACGGCGAGCAGGTCATGGTCGATCTGGGAGCAAAGTACAAAGGGTATTGCTCCGATATCACCAGAATGTTCTTTGTCGGCAAGCCAACCAAAAAATATCTTCACTATTACAATATAGTAAAAACAGCTCAAAAAATGGCGATCGCGGCTGTTCGGGACGGGGCTTATTGCCGCGATATTGATCTGACCGCCCGTACGTATATTAAAAGGTTATGCTTCAAAGCCTGCCATATCAAGGAAAAGGACTGCCCCGGCGAATGTTTTATTCATACCACCGGCCATGGGGTTGGGAAAAAGATCCATCAGTCCCCCAGGATCTCTCTAAAAAGCCGGGCAAAATTAAAGTCCGGGATGGTGATCACGGTTGAACCAGGCATCTACATTAAGGGGTGGGGAGGGATCAGGATCGAGGACATGGTCCTGGTGACCAACAAGGGTTGCCAGGTTTTAACGAACGACCATTAA
- a CDS encoding tetratricopeptide repeat protein — protein MGQRSAVYEMRRGLMSGSNSTVRRALVERVNAGPQLEGLRPSQCTTRDMFAMVVNPSVLNNVVAYKPIADFMAEHGLENPYNITNETVQSHVHSLLSRYRIYIQNEPQAAPLKIAFLFLCSIVHPTKQIKIEGITLNPSFRDNASFYEADFCTFRGAAEEEGGLEVIYSEKADEKLRQKCGNPLPHELIDASKEERVATCCEFSNLLISMLRIAGIKAELNLVRGETHANVIVTIGNKYYCLDPAEARLERLSVKPDTVVGDNIGIFKHYANEAYWRANQGDLDKAIEMLELLLKWGLNDPIIFNNLGLSFIQRNREGDIDKAIRCFDISIAINKQYLQAVNNKALAMIMSGRLIDAKNYLHEVIDEHPTNAYAYCYLGEVLVKLRYAKEAMRAFNAAITAGPDQVINYIDSIEPADRTFFLWQLMGEAYSRNKDYATARGMFMQAIKMNNRSTAAWLGLAKVNLMERTFISGFIGYGRALLSWISNLLIKNPIPLMVVR, from the coding sequence ATGGGACAAAGATCAGCGGTTTATGAGATGCGCCGAGGCTTGATGAGCGGGAGCAATAGCACCGTGCGAAGAGCTCTGGTTGAAAGAGTTAATGCCGGCCCACAATTAGAAGGCCTGCGCCCTTCCCAGTGCACAACCAGGGATATGTTCGCGATGGTGGTTAACCCATCTGTTTTAAATAATGTTGTCGCGTACAAGCCGATCGCCGATTTTATGGCGGAACACGGCCTGGAAAACCCCTATAATATCACCAATGAAACGGTGCAAAGTCATGTTCACTCGTTATTGTCACGCTACCGTATATATATCCAAAATGAGCCGCAAGCCGCTCCATTGAAGATAGCTTTTCTATTTTTATGTTCAATCGTTCACCCGACAAAACAGATCAAAATCGAAGGGATAACCCTCAATCCTAGTTTCAGGGATAATGCTTCGTTCTACGAAGCCGATTTTTGCACTTTTCGCGGGGCGGCTGAAGAGGAAGGAGGATTAGAGGTTATTTACAGTGAAAAAGCAGATGAAAAGCTGCGCCAGAAATGCGGCAATCCTCTCCCCCATGAGCTGATCGACGCTTCCAAAGAAGAGAGAGTGGCGACCTGCTGTGAATTCAGCAATCTTTTGATCTCGATGCTTCGGATCGCCGGGATAAAAGCCGAACTTAACCTGGTTCGCGGAGAGACCCATGCTAATGTGATTGTTACGATTGGCAATAAATATTATTGTCTTGATCCGGCTGAAGCGAGGCTAGAGAGATTATCGGTCAAACCGGACACTGTTGTTGGCGATAATATCGGGATATTCAAGCATTATGCGAACGAAGCGTATTGGCGGGCCAATCAGGGGGACCTGGACAAAGCGATCGAAATGCTGGAGTTGCTGCTTAAATGGGGATTGAATGACCCGATCATTTTTAACAACCTCGGCCTTTCATTTATACAGCGAAACCGGGAAGGGGATATTGATAAGGCGATCCGTTGTTTTGATATTTCGATAGCTATAAACAAGCAGTACCTTCAAGCGGTCAACAACAAAGCTTTGGCCATGATCATGTCCGGACGTTTGATCGATGCGAAGAATTATTTGCATGAAGTTATCGATGAACATCCGACCAATGCTTACGCTTATTGTTATTTGGGAGAGGTCCTGGTTAAATTGCGCTACGCTAAAGAAGCGATGCGGGCGTTTAACGCCGCTATTACGGCCGGTCCGGATCAGGTAATAAATTACATTGATTCGATCGAACCGGCTGACCGCACATTTTTTCTCTGGCAGCTGATGGGTGAAGCGTATTCTCGGAACAAAGATTACGCGACCGCCCGCGGGATGTTCATGCAAGCGATAAAAATGAACAATCGTTCAACAGCAGCCTGGCTTGGTCTGGCGAAAGTCAATCTGATGGAAAGGACTTTTATCTCGGGATTCATTGGCTATGGGCGGGCTCTTTTGAGCTGGATCAGTAATCTGCTAATCAAGAATCCAATCCCCTTAATGGTCGTTCGTTAA